Proteins co-encoded in one Flavobacterium sp. M31R6 genomic window:
- the fabV gene encoding enoyl-ACP reductase FabV, whose protein sequence is MIIEPRMRGFICLTAQPKGCEQSVKNQIEYVKSKGTIAGAKKVLVIGASTGFGLASRITSAFGSDAATIGVFFEKEPAEGKTASPGWYNSAAFENEAHKAGLYAKSINGDAFSNEVKRQTLDLIKADLGQVDLIIYSLASPVRLNPNTGVLHRSVLKPIGSTFTNKTVDFHTGKVSEISIEPCNDEDIANTVAVMGGEDWAMWIDALKSENLLAPGATTVAYSYIGPSLTEAVYRKGTIGRAKDHLEATAFTITDSLADINGKAYVSVNKALVTQASSAIPVIPLYISLLYKIMKEKGIHEGCIEQIQRLYQQRLYTGEPMITDDKGRIRIDDWEMREDVQAQVAKLWLEATTENLAELGDLEGYRSDFYNLFGFGFDGVDYKADTNEMVAIPSIG, encoded by the coding sequence ATGATTATAGAACCAAGAATGAGAGGATTTATTTGTTTGACAGCCCAACCAAAAGGATGCGAACAAAGTGTTAAAAATCAGATTGAATATGTAAAATCAAAAGGAACTATAGCTGGAGCTAAGAAAGTATTGGTTATCGGAGCTTCAACTGGTTTTGGTTTGGCTTCAAGAATTACAAGTGCTTTTGGTTCTGATGCCGCTACAATTGGTGTGTTTTTTGAAAAAGAACCTGCAGAAGGAAAAACGGCTTCTCCAGGTTGGTATAATTCAGCTGCTTTTGAAAATGAAGCTCATAAAGCTGGTTTGTACGCAAAAAGTATTAACGGAGATGCTTTTTCTAATGAAGTAAAAAGACAAACCTTAGATCTTATTAAAGCTGATTTAGGTCAAGTTGACTTAATTATATACAGTCTTGCTTCACCAGTAAGATTAAATCCAAACACAGGTGTTTTACACCGTTCTGTTTTGAAACCTATCGGAAGTACTTTTACAAATAAAACAGTTGATTTTCATACTGGAAAAGTTTCTGAAATTTCTATTGAGCCTTGCAATGACGAAGATATTGCCAATACAGTTGCCGTAATGGGCGGTGAAGATTGGGCAATGTGGATTGATGCTTTAAAATCTGAAAATTTATTGGCTCCAGGCGCTACAACTGTTGCTTATTCATACATCGGGCCATCATTAACTGAAGCTGTTTATAGAAAAGGAACAATTGGTCGTGCCAAAGATCACTTGGAAGCTACAGCATTCACGATTACTGATAGTTTAGCCGATATCAACGGTAAAGCTTATGTTTCTGTAAATAAGGCTTTGGTAACCCAAGCAAGTTCTGCTATTCCGGTTATTCCATTGTATATTTCTTTATTGTACAAAATAATGAAGGAAAAGGGAATTCACGAAGGATGTATTGAACAAATTCAGCGTTTGTACCAACAAAGATTGTATACTGGAGAACCTATGATTACTGATGACAAAGGAAGAATCCGTATTGACGATTGGGAAATGCGTGAGGATGTTCAGGCTCAAGTAGCTAAATTATGGTTAGAAGCTACTACTGAAAATCTAGCGGAATTAGGAGATTTAGAAGGATACAGAAGTGATTTCTATAATCTTTTTGGTTTTGGATTTGATGGTGTTGATTATAAAGCAGACACAAACGAAATGGTTGCTATTCCAAGTATTGGGTAA
- a CDS encoding DUF4835 family protein translates to MVRFVLFLFFSCGFIQAQQLNCTVTLNTQKISNANQQVFKTLQTAINEFVNKTDWTGQTLSQKEKISCSMYITISSYSSDQFVANIQVQSSRNIYNSTYSSPVININDKDFTFNYTEFENLTYIPTSYDSNLVSVLSFYSYIILGMDADTFIPLFGDRYYKEALNISNLAQQGGYKGWNQSDGTLSRFVLINDLMSPTYNEIRQSSFQYYLGLDTMHQDLKKAKEIVKGSLMNLSKLNSTKPNSYLLRVFMDSKSDEIVSIFSGGPSIAINDMVDSLNKTSSSNSGKWQLLKY, encoded by the coding sequence ATGGTTAGATTTGTTTTGTTTTTATTTTTTAGTTGTGGCTTTATTCAGGCCCAACAGCTGAATTGTACCGTGACTTTAAATACCCAAAAAATAAGCAATGCCAATCAGCAAGTTTTTAAAACACTGCAAACTGCAATAAATGAATTTGTGAATAAAACAGATTGGACTGGACAAACCCTTTCACAAAAGGAAAAAATCAGTTGTTCAATGTATATTACCATTTCTAGTTATAGTTCTGATCAATTTGTTGCGAATATACAAGTGCAATCTTCCAGAAATATTTACAATTCGACTTATTCCTCTCCAGTTATAAATATAAATGATAAAGATTTTACTTTTAATTATACTGAATTCGAGAATTTGACATACATCCCAACAAGTTATGATTCCAATCTGGTTTCGGTATTGTCATTCTATAGTTACATAATTTTAGGAATGGATGCCGATACTTTTATTCCATTATTTGGAGATCGCTATTATAAAGAAGCATTGAATATTTCTAATTTGGCACAACAAGGTGGATACAAAGGATGGAATCAGTCCGATGGTACATTGAGCAGATTTGTTTTGATTAATGATTTAATGTCGCCAACTTATAATGAAATACGACAATCCAGCTTTCAGTATTATTTAGGTTTGGATACGATGCACCAAGATCTTAAAAAAGCGAAAGAAATTGTGAAAGGCTCTTTAATGAATTTGTCTAAATTGAATAGCACTAAACCTAATTCCTATTTATTGCGAGTTTTTATGGATTCCAAATCAGATGAAATTGTTTCTATTTTTTCAGGAGGACCCAGTATTGCAATAAATGATATGGTAGATAGTTTAAACAAAACATCTTCATCAAACTCCGGTAAATGGCAATTGTTAAAATATTAG
- the recN gene encoding DNA repair protein RecN, which yields MITSLAIKNYALIEKLTIDFSKGFSIITGETGAGKSIILGALGLALGKRADLTSLKNKEEKCVIEAHFDISKYNLLPFFDANDLDYEPETIIRREILPSGKSRAFINDSPVNLQELQELSLYLIDIHSQQQTQELSDENVQFKIIDAIAGNLDTIVTYQSILKNYKANKSKLNALTKRKSEASKEQEYNTFLLEELVSAKLKSGEQEFLEENYEQLNNVEIIKEALDKSLAIANEEQIGVFHNLNEIKNAIQKIALFSADYNLLFERITSLKIEFEDITTELNRCSEKLINDPEQLNLINQKLQLIYNLQKKHQVKTVDELLDIQSKLENSVLELGNIDEEIAKLTELVDDNIKELDQICDTIHKNRLEAIPLLSQKLISILETLGMPNVRFNMELKSTSTYFENGKDELQFLISANKGTDFGLLKKVASGGEMSRIMLAVKAILAQYSKLPTLIFDEIDTGVSGEIANRMGEIMKEMSTQMQIFAITHLPQIAAKGNEHFKVFKSTVGDDTQSELKLLTVDERVVEIAQMLSGTVISDSALNHAKALLN from the coding sequence ATGATAACTTCACTAGCTATAAAAAACTATGCTTTAATCGAAAAATTGACAATCGATTTTTCGAAAGGATTTTCAATAATTACTGGGGAAACAGGAGCTGGAAAATCTATAATATTAGGTGCATTAGGTTTAGCTTTGGGAAAAAGAGCTGATTTGACTTCGCTTAAAAATAAAGAAGAAAAATGTGTGATTGAGGCCCATTTTGATATATCCAAATACAATTTGCTGCCTTTTTTTGATGCCAATGATCTGGACTACGAACCAGAAACAATTATTCGAAGAGAAATTTTACCTTCCGGAAAATCCAGAGCTTTTATAAATGACAGCCCTGTTAATTTGCAGGAGTTACAAGAGTTGAGTTTGTATTTAATAGATATTCATTCACAACAGCAAACTCAAGAGTTGTCTGATGAGAATGTTCAATTCAAAATTATTGATGCTATCGCTGGTAATTTAGATACAATTGTGACTTATCAATCGATCTTGAAAAACTATAAGGCGAATAAGTCCAAATTAAATGCCTTAACCAAAAGAAAATCTGAAGCCTCTAAAGAACAAGAATACAATACTTTTCTTTTGGAAGAATTAGTGTCGGCAAAACTAAAATCTGGTGAGCAAGAATTTCTTGAAGAAAATTATGAGCAACTGAATAATGTTGAAATTATTAAAGAAGCACTCGATAAGTCTTTGGCTATCGCCAATGAAGAACAAATTGGGGTCTTTCATAATTTGAACGAAATAAAAAATGCGATTCAGAAAATTGCTCTTTTCTCTGCTGATTATAATTTGCTATTTGAAAGGATAACAAGTTTGAAAATCGAGTTTGAAGATATTACAACTGAGCTTAATCGCTGTTCCGAAAAATTAATAAATGATCCTGAGCAATTAAATTTGATTAATCAGAAATTGCAGTTGATTTATAATTTACAAAAGAAACATCAGGTAAAAACTGTGGATGAGTTATTGGACATTCAATCCAAATTGGAAAACTCAGTATTGGAATTGGGAAATATTGATGAAGAGATCGCAAAACTAACTGAATTGGTTGATGATAATATCAAGGAGCTAGACCAAATTTGTGACACTATACATAAGAATAGGTTGGAAGCGATTCCACTTTTGTCACAAAAATTAATATCCATTTTAGAGACCTTGGGAATGCCTAATGTGCGTTTCAATATGGAATTAAAAAGCACTTCAACATACTTTGAAAATGGAAAAGACGAGTTGCAATTTTTAATTTCTGCCAATAAAGGAACTGATTTTGGGTTATTAAAAAAAGTGGCTTCTGGAGGTGAAATGTCGCGAATTATGTTGGCAGTGAAAGCGATTTTAGCGCAGTATTCAAAATTGCCAACATTGATTTTTGATGAGATTGATACTGGTGTTTCTGGGGAAATTGCCAATAGAATGGGAGAAATTATGAAAGAAATGAGTACTCAGATGCAAATATTTGCCATAACCCATTTACCTCAAATTGCCGCTAAGGGTAATGAGCATTTTAAAGTGTTTAAATCTACTGTTGGAGATGATACTCAATCAGAATTGAAATTATTGACAGTCGATGAACGAGTTGTGGAAATTGCACAAATGTTGTCTGGAACTGTTATTTCAGATTCGGCCTTAAATCACGCAAAAGCCTTGTTGAACTAA
- a CDS encoding DNA-directed RNA polymerase subunit omega has protein sequence MDLKKTNAPVNTITYNKTVIEAPTGNVYEAITIMAKRANQINSEIKKELTEKLEEFATYNDSLEEVFENKEQIEVSKFYEKLPKPHALAVQEWLDGKIYHREANK, from the coding sequence ATGGATTTAAAAAAGACAAATGCTCCAGTAAATACAATAACTTACAATAAAACAGTTATTGAAGCACCTACTGGAAATGTGTATGAGGCGATAACAATTATGGCTAAAAGAGCAAATCAAATTAATTCTGAAATTAAAAAAGAATTAACTGAAAAATTAGAGGAATTTGCTACTTATAATGATAGTTTAGAAGAAGTTTTTGAAAATAAAGAGCAAATAGAAGTTTCAAAATTCTACGAGAAACTTCCAAAACCACACGCTTTAGCGGTTCAAGAGTGGTTAGACGGTAAAATTTACCACAGAGAAGCAAATAAATAA
- a CDS encoding outer membrane protein assembly factor BamD, whose translation MKKIISVLLVALFLYSCSDYQAALKNEDVAAKFDVATKMYEAGKYTKAIRLFEQLAPAYRGKPSGEKLFYMYAQSCYKTKQYYLAGYQFDSFVSGYPKSEKLEECAYLGAQSYSMLSPVYSIDQTDTFKAIEKIQGFIDRYPNSKYITEANATSRKLNDKIERKVYENALEYNRISNYKSAIIAFDNFIADYPGTPLKEKALYYKLDSAYSLAINSVPSKMEERLITAKTSYNNLVKFKPNTEYKKKADEMLAQIDVELQKYNK comes from the coding sequence ATGAAGAAAATAATATCTGTATTGCTTGTTGCTCTCTTTTTGTACTCTTGTAGTGATTATCAAGCAGCATTGAAGAACGAAGATGTTGCAGCAAAGTTTGACGTTGCAACCAAAATGTACGAAGCTGGGAAATATACAAAAGCGATTCGTCTTTTTGAACAGTTGGCACCAGCATATAGAGGTAAACCATCAGGGGAAAAATTGTTTTACATGTATGCTCAATCATGTTACAAAACCAAACAATATTATTTGGCAGGATATCAATTCGATAGTTTTGTTTCCGGTTATCCTAAAAGTGAAAAATTAGAAGAATGTGCTTATTTAGGAGCTCAAAGTTATTCAATGTTATCGCCAGTTTACAGTATTGATCAAACAGATACTTTTAAGGCAATAGAAAAGATTCAAGGTTTTATTGATCGCTATCCAAATTCTAAATATATTACTGAGGCCAATGCGACTTCTAGAAAGTTAAATGATAAGATTGAACGTAAAGTTTATGAAAATGCATTAGAATACAATAGAATTTCGAACTATAAATCGGCTATTATTGCTTTTGATAATTTTATAGCAGATTATCCAGGAACTCCTTTAAAAGAAAAAGCGTTGTATTATAAATTGGATTCTGCTTATTCATTGGCAATAAATAGTGTTCCTTCAAAAATGGAAGAGCGATTGATTACAGCCAAAACGAGTTACAATAATTTGGTTAAATTCAAACCAAATACAGAATACAAAAAGAAAGCTGACGAAATGTTAGCACAAATTGATGTTGAATTGCAAAAATATAATAAATAA
- a CDS encoding sensor histidine kinase KdpD translates to MNKLFFRLLVLLMSLSLIGIILVQVYWFNTSFKNNDEQFKFHVKQVIGNVAEKLQNREAYSFYDKYNHYKDSTGKIPKRDDLLEFYYVQKNPKTNQTIIYSNSIISEDFKISAGLFDKKFDTESFKNFNSRRVTEVYNKNSLDNSGIQQSLIPDVKIEKSGNLDILDNAQFEIFFKDIASAMPLQERISKEVLREIIKKELEEYGVKTKFEFGILSNGIQTKVKSDNFMYVKDATYSIPVFTDNEGNEKYKLLVYFPHKKKFLLSELVSITILSIIFTLIIIIAYTTALNQLIRQRQISEIKTDFINNMTHEFKTPIATINLALDAIRNPKIIEDKEKVFKYLEMIRDENKRMHAQVENVLRISKLEKKELNIIKESSDIEEVINDAIEHVNLILEDREGTIDIHFGAIRKTVLLNDVHFTNVIVNILENAIKYTPGIPKIDIYTENIKDMVLIKIKDNGVGMSKIAQKRIFEKFYREHTGDIHNVKGHGLGLAYVKRIVDDHNGQIYVESEKGKGSTFIIKLPLIN, encoded by the coding sequence ATGAATAAATTATTTTTTAGATTACTTGTATTGTTAATGAGTTTATCCTTGATAGGGATAATTCTTGTGCAGGTATATTGGTTTAATACTTCATTTAAGAATAATGATGAACAATTTAAGTTTCATGTTAAGCAGGTAATTGGTAATGTTGCTGAAAAACTGCAGAATCGAGAAGCTTATAGTTTTTATGATAAGTACAACCATTATAAAGATAGTACGGGTAAAATTCCTAAAAGGGATGATTTATTAGAATTTTATTATGTTCAAAAAAATCCAAAGACTAATCAGACTATAATTTATTCGAATAGTATAATATCCGAAGACTTTAAAATTTCTGCAGGACTTTTTGATAAAAAATTTGACACTGAAAGTTTTAAAAACTTCAATTCTAGAAGGGTTACTGAAGTTTATAATAAAAACAGCCTTGATAATTCCGGCATACAGCAGAGCTTGATTCCGGATGTGAAAATTGAAAAATCGGGTAATTTAGACATATTGGATAATGCTCAATTTGAGATTTTCTTTAAAGATATTGCTTCTGCAATGCCTCTTCAAGAAAGAATTTCAAAGGAAGTTTTAAGAGAAATCATTAAAAAGGAATTAGAAGAATATGGTGTAAAAACCAAGTTTGAGTTTGGAATTTTAAGTAATGGAATACAAACTAAAGTAAAATCTGATAATTTCATGTATGTTAAGGATGCCACTTATTCGATTCCAGTTTTCACAGATAATGAGGGAAATGAAAAATATAAATTATTGGTTTATTTCCCACACAAAAAGAAGTTTTTACTGTCTGAATTGGTAAGTATTACGATTTTGTCCATCATATTTACGTTAATTATTATAATCGCTTATACCACTGCTTTAAATCAGTTGATTCGTCAAAGACAAATTTCGGAGATTAAGACTGATTTTATCAATAATATGACGCATGAGTTTAAAACACCAATTGCAACAATAAATCTTGCTTTAGACGCGATTCGAAATCCGAAGATCATTGAAGACAAAGAGAAAGTGTTTAAGTACCTCGAAATGATTCGGGACGAAAACAAACGAATGCATGCCCAAGTAGAAAATGTATTAAGGATTTCTAAATTAGAAAAGAAAGAATTAAATATTATAAAGGAATCAAGTGATATAGAAGAAGTTATAAATGATGCTATTGAACATGTTAACTTGATCTTAGAAGATAGAGAAGGAACTATTGATATTCATTTTGGAGCTATAAGAAAAACAGTTTTACTGAATGATGTCCATTTTACGAATGTAATAGTCAATATTTTGGAAAATGCCATAAAATATACTCCTGGTATTCCTAAAATTGACATTTATACTGAAAATATCAAGGACATGGTTCTTATTAAAATAAAAGATAATGGCGTGGGTATGAGTAAAATTGCTCAAAAAAGAATTTTTGAAAAATTTTATAGAGAACATACCGGAGACATACATAATGTAAAAGGACATGGTTTAGGTCTAGCTTATGTAAAAAGAATTGTAGACGACCATAATGGTCAAATATATGTAGAAAGTGAAAAGGGAAAAGGAAGTACCTTCATTATAAAATTACCTTTAATAAATTAG
- a CDS encoding glycosyltransferase family 2 protein — translation MLFSLIIPVYNRPDEVDELLESLAKSTYEEIFEIVLIEDGSTIRCQDVAKKYGDRLDISYYYKENSGPGDSRNYGMNKARGDYYIIFDSDCIIPSNYLNEVDKALKENYVDCFGGPDKALDSFSDIQKAINFAMTSFLTTGGIRGGSEKIGKFQPRSFNMGISRKAFEVSKGFGNIHPGEDPDLSIRLWNLGFETRLFSKAFVYHKRRIDWEKFSVQVNKFGKARPILNSWYPEYNKLTFFFPTVFIIGFFVSLVLLVFNQDILLKFYFGYFLALFLLSSIQNKSVKIGYLSIIAVWKQFYGYGIGFLKSYVKVIILKQDPKEAFPELFFKI, via the coding sequence ATGTTGTTTTCATTGATCATTCCCGTTTATAATCGCCCTGATGAAGTAGATGAATTATTAGAAAGTTTAGCAAAATCAACCTATGAAGAAATTTTTGAAATTGTATTGATAGAGGATGGTTCTACAATTCGATGTCAAGACGTTGCAAAAAAATATGGTGATAGACTGGATATTTCATACTACTATAAAGAAAACTCTGGTCCAGGCGATTCCAGAAACTACGGAATGAATAAGGCTAGGGGGGATTATTATATCATTTTCGATTCTGATTGCATTATACCCAGTAATTATTTGAATGAAGTTGATAAAGCCTTAAAAGAAAATTATGTGGACTGTTTTGGTGGTCCGGATAAAGCTTTGGATAGTTTTTCGGATATTCAAAAAGCCATCAATTTTGCAATGACCTCTTTTCTTACTACGGGAGGAATCCGAGGCGGTTCGGAAAAAATAGGAAAATTTCAACCCAGAAGTTTTAATATGGGAATTTCGCGTAAGGCATTCGAAGTTTCAAAAGGCTTTGGTAATATTCATCCTGGAGAAGATCCAGATTTGTCAATCCGTTTGTGGAACTTAGGTTTTGAAACCAGACTTTTTTCGAAAGCATTTGTTTATCACAAAAGGAGAATTGATTGGGAAAAATTTTCTGTGCAAGTAAATAAATTTGGTAAAGCCAGACCAATACTAAATAGTTGGTATCCAGAATATAATAAATTAACTTTTTTCTTCCCAACGGTTTTTATAATAGGATTTTTTGTATCTTTAGTATTGTTGGTTTTTAATCAAGATATTCTGCTTAAATTTTATTTTGGCTACTTTTTGGCATTATTTTTGTTATCTTCTATTCAGAATAAAAGTGTTAAAATTGGCTATTTATCAATTATTGCAGTTTGGAAACAGTTTTATGGATATGGTATTGGATTTTTAAAGTCTTATGTTAAAGTAATAATTTTAAAACAAGACCCAAAGGAAGCTTTTCCTGAATTGTTTTTTAAAATATAA
- the coaBC gene encoding bifunctional phosphopantothenoylcysteine decarboxylase/phosphopantothenate--cysteine ligase CoaBC gives MSVLSGKKILLGISGGIAAYKTASLVRLFIKAGAHVQVIMTPASKDFITPLTLSTLSKNPVFSEFYNKDEKNEEWNSHVELGLWADIMVVAPATANTLSKMANGLCDNLLIACYLSAKCPVYFAPAMDLDMYIHPSTLESFKTLKEFGNTMIPAENGELASGLSGEGRMAEPENIIAFLEADLESKLPLKEKKILITAGPTYEAIDPVRFIGNHSSGKMGFDIAQSAANLGASVILISGPTHCKINHPLVQVIPVVSAQEMYEACHQYYQEVDVAIAAAAVADYRPKNVALQKIKKAADDFTIELEKTKDILASLGEVKKNQFLIGFALETENEIENAKAKIQKKNLDLIVLNSLQDEGAGFGKNTNKVTFIDSAFRIEPMDLKSKEAVADDILNKVIAHFYG, from the coding sequence ATGTCAGTTTTAAGTGGAAAAAAGATTTTGCTGGGAATTTCTGGCGGAATCGCTGCATATAAAACGGCTTCATTAGTTAGACTCTTCATAAAAGCAGGTGCACATGTCCAAGTGATAATGACACCTGCTTCTAAGGATTTTATAACTCCACTTACCTTATCTACTCTTTCCAAGAATCCCGTTTTTTCTGAATTTTACAATAAAGATGAAAAAAATGAGGAATGGAATAGTCATGTAGAATTGGGTCTTTGGGCTGATATAATGGTTGTTGCGCCTGCAACTGCCAATACTTTATCAAAAATGGCAAATGGGTTATGTGATAATCTTTTAATTGCCTGTTACCTATCGGCTAAATGTCCTGTTTATTTTGCGCCAGCAATGGATTTAGACATGTATATTCATCCTTCTACGCTTGAGAGTTTTAAAACTTTAAAGGAATTCGGAAATACAATGATACCAGCCGAAAATGGAGAATTAGCCAGTGGTTTATCTGGAGAAGGACGAATGGCAGAACCTGAAAATATTATTGCTTTTTTAGAAGCTGATCTCGAAAGTAAATTACCTTTAAAAGAAAAAAAAATACTAATTACTGCTGGGCCAACTTATGAAGCAATTGATCCAGTTCGTTTTATTGGAAATCATTCTTCTGGTAAAATGGGATTTGATATTGCTCAAAGTGCAGCTAATCTTGGTGCGTCAGTAATATTGATTTCGGGACCTACTCATTGTAAAATAAATCATCCTTTGGTTCAAGTAATTCCAGTGGTTTCTGCTCAAGAAATGTATGAAGCTTGTCATCAGTATTATCAAGAAGTGGATGTGGCAATTGCGGCTGCTGCCGTAGCTGATTATAGACCAAAGAATGTCGCTCTGCAAAAGATAAAAAAAGCGGCAGATGATTTTACTATTGAACTTGAGAAAACCAAAGATATTTTGGCTTCATTAGGAGAAGTTAAGAAAAATCAGTTTTTAATTGGCTTTGCCTTAGAAACTGAAAATGAAATTGAAAATGCTAAAGCGAAAATTCAGAAAAAAAACTTAGATTTGATAGTTCTTAATTCGCTGCAGGATGAAGGTGCTGGATTTGGAAAAAACACCAATAAAGTCACCTTTATAGATAGTGCATTTCGAATTGAGCCAATGGATTTGAAATCTAAAGAGGCTGTGGCTGATGATATTTTAAACAAAGTAATAGCGCATTTTTATGGTTAG
- the coaE gene encoding dephospho-CoA kinase (Dephospho-CoA kinase (CoaE) performs the final step in coenzyme A biosynthesis.) has protein sequence MTKIIGLTGGIGSGKTTVANEFLSLGVPVYITDLEAKKLMQSDSVLKQIKEEFGSAVFDKGVLLRDKLSEIVFNDDKRLGKLNSIVHPAVKQHFREWLLEHQNNPFVIYESAILFESGSYKECDYIINVVAPLEIRIQRVIERDKTTREKVLERIKNQWNDEEKSSKSDFIIKNTSMEAIKPEIVKILKFLRIKQMKS, from the coding sequence ATGACTAAAATAATTGGTTTAACTGGAGGTATTGGGAGCGGTAAAACTACCGTTGCCAATGAATTTTTATCTCTTGGAGTTCCAGTTTATATTACAGATCTGGAGGCCAAAAAATTGATGCAGTCTGATTCTGTTTTGAAACAAATTAAAGAAGAATTTGGAAGCGCAGTTTTTGATAAAGGTGTTTTGCTTAGGGATAAACTATCCGAAATTGTTTTCAATGATGACAAAAGATTAGGAAAGCTTAACAGTATTGTGCATCCTGCAGTGAAACAACATTTCAGAGAATGGCTTTTGGAACATCAAAATAATCCGTTTGTTATTTACGAAAGTGCAATTTTATTTGAAAGCGGCAGTTATAAAGAGTGTGACTATATTATAAATGTTGTAGCTCCTCTTGAAATTAGGATTCAAAGAGTTATTGAAAGAGATAAAACGACACGCGAAAAAGTTTTGGAAAGAATAAAAAATCAATGGAATGATGAGGAAAAATCATCAAAAAGTGATTTTATTATTAAAAACACTAGTATGGAGGCGATAAAGCCTGAAATTGTTAAAATTCTTAAATTTTTAAGAATTAAACAAATGAAGTCTTAA
- a CDS encoding enoyl-ACP reductase — protein sequence MYNLLKGKRGIIFGALDENSIAWKTAERINEEGGVFVLTNAPAAMRLGNIDALAEKIGCQIIPADATSVTDLEVLVDKAVEILGGKIDFVLHSIGMSVNVRKGNHYTNQNYEYTEKGWNVSAVSFHKLMQVLYKKDAMNEWGSIIALSYMAAQRVFPDYNDMADNKAFLESIARSFGYFFGRDKKVRVNTISQSPTATRAGQGVKGFGGFIAFADKMSPLGNATAAECADYIVVMFSDLTRKVTLQNLLHDGGFSNMGVSQEVMEMFE from the coding sequence ATGTATAATTTATTAAAAGGAAAAAGAGGAATTATTTTTGGTGCTTTAGACGAAAATTCAATAGCTTGGAAAACAGCCGAACGTATTAATGAAGAAGGAGGGGTTTTTGTTTTGACAAATGCTCCTGCAGCAATGCGATTGGGAAATATTGATGCATTGGCAGAAAAAATTGGATGCCAAATAATTCCTGCTGACGCAACTTCGGTTACTGATTTAGAAGTATTGGTTGATAAAGCGGTTGAGATTTTAGGAGGTAAAATTGATTTTGTTTTGCACTCGATAGGTATGTCGGTTAATGTTCGAAAAGGAAATCATTACACGAATCAAAATTATGAGTATACCGAAAAAGGCTGGAATGTTTCTGCGGTTTCTTTTCATAAACTGATGCAGGTATTGTATAAAAAAGATGCCATGAACGAGTGGGGTAGTATCATTGCTTTATCCTATATGGCTGCGCAGCGTGTTTTTCCAGATTATAATGACATGGCAGATAATAAGGCTTTTCTAGAATCTATTGCTCGTAGTTTTGGGTATTTCTTTGGAAGGGATAAAAAAGTGAGAGTAAATACCATTTCGCAATCTCCAACTGCCACTAGAGCTGGACAAGGAGTTAAAGGATTTGGAGGTTTTATTGCTTTTGCTGATAAAATGTCTCCTCTAGGCAATGCGACAGCTGCAGAATGTGCAGATTATATAGTTGTTATGTTTTCGGATTTGACTAGAAAAGTAACTTTACAAAACTTATTGCACGACGGTGGATTCTCCAATATGGGAGTTAGCCAGGAAGTTATGGAAATGTTTGAATAG